In Thalassotalea fonticola, a single genomic region encodes these proteins:
- a CDS encoding MFS transporter yields the protein MKNALMNTYISLRSPIQALKTSQQSIKGLRWWILGLLVLAMINSYIDRGNISMAAPLITDYFNLDAKMKGYIFSSFLLGYALMQIPAGMMVDRFGIKLTYTIAFIVWGITAATFGIATAFWHLIALRILLGIWESISGPAGNAYVGRYFDENERGFASGLLLSGSKFGPAIGAIVAGVLLESYGWQMLFILCGLVPLIWVLPWWSLYKKQEQLELKNQASENKLTAQSDTQTGTKTRRASLTKLLQNKKIQGIFLGYFCYGYVWFLYISWLPSYLYDELGFSIKETGWWAGFAYGSLAIVVIVAGYLSDVFIRRGHCPTKVRKSFVIAGFLTGSLIIPVPFIENAQYAMYLVIITISGMGLATANTWAISQTIAPRGSIGTVAGIQNFAATFGGFFAPIITGYFIEVSGSYMSAFVLAGILMLLGIFSYVFLIGKIEEIQFD from the coding sequence ATGAAAAATGCGTTAATGAATACTTACATAAGCTTGCGTTCACCAATACAGGCACTGAAAACGTCTCAGCAAAGCATCAAAGGGCTTAGGTGGTGGATATTAGGCCTGCTAGTGCTCGCTATGATCAATAGCTATATTGACCGGGGCAATATTTCCATGGCCGCGCCGTTGATCACTGACTACTTTAACTTGGATGCGAAAATGAAGGGCTACATTTTTTCGTCCTTCCTTCTGGGTTATGCGCTGATGCAAATACCTGCGGGCATGATGGTAGACAGGTTTGGCATTAAGCTTACCTACACCATTGCGTTTATCGTTTGGGGCATAACCGCCGCGACCTTCGGCATTGCCACCGCGTTTTGGCATTTAATCGCCTTACGCATCCTACTAGGTATTTGGGAGTCAATCTCCGGGCCGGCAGGAAATGCTTATGTTGGTCGTTATTTTGATGAAAACGAACGTGGCTTTGCCAGCGGCTTACTGCTTTCCGGTAGTAAATTTGGCCCGGCAATAGGCGCGATTGTTGCAGGAGTTTTACTGGAAAGTTATGGTTGGCAAATGCTGTTTATTCTTTGTGGTCTGGTGCCATTAATTTGGGTATTACCCTGGTGGAGCTTATACAAAAAACAAGAACAACTGGAGTTAAAGAACCAGGCCTCAGAAAATAAATTAACGGCTCAGTCTGACACACAAACAGGCACAAAAACTCGCCGGGCATCACTAACAAAGTTGCTACAAAATAAAAAAATACAGGGCATTTTTCTCGGCTATTTTTGTTACGGCTATGTTTGGTTTTTGTATATTTCCTGGCTACCCAGCTATCTATATGATGAATTAGGGTTTTCCATTAAAGAAACAGGTTGGTGGGCAGGATTTGCCTACGGCTCGTTAGCGATTGTGGTTATTGTTGCCGGTTACCTTTCCGATGTTTTCATTCGCAGAGGCCACTGCCCAACCAAAGTCAGAAAGTCATTTGTTATCGCCGGCTTTCTCACCGGTTCACTCATTATTCCGGTACCATTTATTGAAAATGCACAATATGCCATGTATCTGGTGATTATCACAATTAGTGGCATGGGGTTAGCAACGGCGAATACCTGGGCCATCAGTCAAACCATTGCACCACGTGGCAGTATTGGTACAGTAGCAGGCATTCAAAACTTTGCTGCGACCTTTGGTGGCTTTTTTGCGCCTATTATTACCGGTTACTTTATCGAAGTATCGGGTTCTTATATGTCTGCCTTTGTACTGGCTGGCATATTAATGCTGTTGGGAATTTTTAGTTATGTATTTTTAATTGGAAAAATTGAAGAAATCCAGTTTGACTAA
- a CDS encoding LysR family transcriptional regulator, producing MKIQWIQDFLSLVDTGSFSKSADIRATTQPAFSRRIKALEEWLCTTLFDRSESPVCLTDSGGKFLPIANETLDRLYQCKDEMARENLNSVNIISFAATHTLSSNFFPRWLNNIEQTLGILRTRLESDHYDKGKQSLIKGQCHFMLCHTHPNIEINLNQQHYNSVVVGKDRLIPVCAPAQNNSPSMLLPGSIEQPIKYLGYNASSGVGKVVKHLLLKNHDGIYLDLVFESYLVGVLKQMCCEGRGIAWLPEQQIVDELSSSKLVKAYADNPENELRWSIDIDIKLFRAREALPESAEQLWHYALENSVS from the coding sequence ATGAAAATTCAATGGATCCAAGACTTTTTGAGCTTGGTCGATACCGGCAGCTTTTCAAAATCTGCGGATATACGAGCAACCACTCAACCAGCCTTTAGTCGTCGAATCAAAGCATTAGAAGAGTGGCTTTGTACCACGCTTTTTGACCGCAGTGAATCACCTGTATGTTTAACCGATTCTGGCGGAAAGTTTCTGCCAATTGCCAATGAAACCTTAGATCGTTTATACCAATGTAAAGATGAAATGGCCCGGGAAAATTTAAACTCAGTAAATATTATTTCTTTTGCGGCCACTCATACCTTGTCTTCCAACTTTTTTCCTCGTTGGTTGAATAACATTGAACAAACACTTGGAATATTAAGAACACGGCTTGAGTCTGATCATTATGACAAAGGAAAACAGTCTTTAATTAAAGGCCAGTGTCACTTTATGTTGTGTCATACCCATCCCAATATTGAAATCAACCTCAATCAACAGCACTACAATTCTGTGGTTGTCGGCAAAGATCGCTTAATACCGGTATGTGCACCGGCCCAAAACAACAGCCCATCAATGCTACTGCCAGGGAGTATCGAACAGCCGATAAAATATTTAGGCTACAATGCCAGTTCCGGTGTCGGTAAAGTGGTGAAACATTTACTGTTAAAAAATCATGATGGCATTTATCTTGATTTGGTGTTTGAGTCATATCTTGTTGGCGTATTAAAACAAATGTGCTGTGAAGGGCGAGGAATTGCCTGGTTACCTGAACAGCAGATTGTTGATGAACTGAGCAGCTCTAAGCTGGTAAAAGCGTATGCTGACAACCCGGAGAATGAACTGCGCTGGTCAATTGATATCGACATTAAACTGTTCCGGGCGCGTGAAGCTTTGCCTGAAAGTGCTGAACAGCTTTGGCACTATGCTCTGGAAAATTCAGTATCGTAG
- a CDS encoding PKD domain-containing protein, protein MNIIIKSAVLMMLNLVIAQLAYAQQLDQYATAENAISGTVNGSFLDLQLSDDLHQQIMERESGGKPSKRYSYLEHKWQINLATGSSAMLFVEAHRNNNSEGDNFTFAYSTDDQNFTDIITITNETDTVLSAALPSSISGLVYIRVVDTDRTSGNKSLDTLYIDEMFIRSEVSTSNQAPVVLAGSDQSIVLPINSANLDATVTDDGAHTVLWTLLSGPGGVIFGNELAVDTSAEFSDSGVYTLRLTADDGEFIVSDDVVITVDSGISAGTDSFGITTLHPTATGFTDWESTHWDNGNVRAVTGGRDPDDYTGWSHKRGDDALDIDGNGIMEMGGGNQPRIYINPYPGSEEVNPDQFFKNVEATVYYKRIGNDGAANGGLVIGLRSGPNGHSSYGDPCDATTYYARFRHDGNWDFYKELKHPGGASSGTNVLFPSGLPSQQWIGMKFIAYNFNNDSNVKLEVYIDNTSNGDVTNGGDWTLVGEVVDDGSWAVSDVSGCAYSNNEIISTGGGVAIVRNTGIASAEYKYFSVREIDTGN, encoded by the coding sequence ATGAACATAATAATAAAATCAGCTGTGTTGATGATGCTAAATTTAGTCATTGCACAACTTGCATACGCACAACAACTTGATCAATACGCAACTGCTGAAAATGCGATAAGTGGCACGGTCAATGGCAGCTTTCTCGATCTGCAATTAAGTGATGATCTTCATCAACAGATAATGGAACGAGAATCAGGCGGAAAGCCAAGTAAGCGTTATTCTTACCTTGAGCATAAGTGGCAGATAAATTTAGCTACCGGCAGCTCTGCCATGTTATTTGTCGAGGCCCATCGAAATAATAATAGTGAAGGTGATAATTTTACCTTTGCTTATTCAACCGATGATCAAAATTTTACCGACATTATCACCATTACTAATGAAACCGATACCGTGCTCAGTGCGGCGTTGCCTAGTTCAATATCAGGTCTGGTGTATATCCGGGTGGTTGATACCGACAGGACATCGGGCAATAAGTCGTTAGATACGCTTTATATTGATGAAATGTTTATTCGCAGTGAGGTGAGCACCTCAAATCAAGCACCAGTCGTTTTGGCTGGTAGCGATCAAAGTATCGTGTTACCCATTAATAGCGCCAATTTAGATGCCACGGTTACTGATGATGGCGCCCATACCGTGTTATGGACGCTATTAAGTGGGCCTGGAGGCGTTATTTTTGGTAACGAACTGGCGGTTGATACCAGTGCAGAATTTTCAGATAGTGGTGTTTATACTCTCAGACTCACCGCCGATGATGGTGAGTTTATTGTCAGCGATGATGTGGTTATCACCGTCGACTCAGGAATTTCTGCCGGTACGGATTCTTTTGGTATCACCACTTTGCATCCTACTGCAACGGGATTTACTGACTGGGAATCTACGCATTGGGATAATGGCAATGTAAGAGCTGTCACCGGTGGCAGAGATCCCGATGACTACACCGGCTGGTCTCATAAGAGAGGTGACGATGCCCTAGATATTGATGGTAATGGCATCATGGAAATGGGCGGCGGCAATCAACCGCGTATTTACATCAACCCATATCCAGGCTCAGAAGAGGTTAACCCTGATCAGTTTTTTAAAAATGTTGAAGCAACGGTTTATTACAAGCGTATCGGTAATGATGGTGCGGCCAACGGTGGTTTAGTGATTGGTTTACGCAGTGGTCCAAATGGCCATAGCAGTTATGGCGACCCTTGTGACGCAACAACCTATTACGCACGGTTTCGACATGATGGAAACTGGGATTTTTACAAAGAGCTGAAACATCCAGGTGGTGCATCATCAGGGACTAACGTGTTATTTCCTTCAGGCTTGCCATCACAGCAATGGATCGGGATGAAATTTATTGCCTACAACTTCAATAATGACAGTAACGTTAAGTTAGAAGTCTACATCGACAATACCTCTAATGGTGATGTCACTAATGGCGGCGATTGGACACTCGTTGGTGAAGTGGTTGATGACGGTTCGTGGGCGGTTTCTGATGTCAGCGGTTGTGCTTATAGTAATAATGAAATTATCAGCACCGGCGGCGGCGTAGCCATTGTTCGTAATACTGGCATTGCCAGTGCCGAATACAAGTATTTCTCAGTAAGAGAAATTGATACCGGCAACTAG
- a CDS encoding TonB-dependent receptor produces MNKHLTTKRKQLSKLISQHLMTANSKKICLPVLCLGLALPVLSASAIAEEKQDQTKEQAEAKELEVIEVEGYRNVLKESIAAKKFETAIVDVITTEDIGNLPATSLSDVLGTITGAGITRAKGGGTEVSLRGLGPKLSATRFNGRDATNGTGNRTVNFSQFPSELVNSIKIYKSQRADLVEGGIAGVIEIGSVRPLDYGKQRIQLEVKGSHSEGADEMDNADPWGSKGTLSYVDQFDLGEMGDFGLTFGVQRYEVSNPQDRMNGSSAWSACDATVVPELESGGHRYPRCNNKPNEVLPENSNRDNPFYLATNSYALVQQGEEDERNAVFSAMQWQPNNELEFNLDLQYSEREYIEDRHQLVFEDLRRVGPNPIFNDAGVLQSYSGTSPISTQDRYYMREEEYKGVGFEVEWVASDRLTLTADLSYSSTTRSDLDRRARLRTQQYDIYGNETPLKQAFPDVSYMVPYSYEVAGDVPSFYVDPSILDVNDHSMFADSLNLYRDSSTKEHEITAASFDALYEVDSNWLTSVSAGVRIAQMTYDQEKFRKSFAQGDRDENRRVNELCRQDFPQDDFLDGVSGAAITSWATFDTLCLYREYTGSEDPGLPDQLRSPDHVDVDEDTNSAYIMAEFATEIGDLPLSGNFGVRFVETKNYATGLREEYKVVEQGDQGNIELIPTGDFNEVDFEHDYFDVLPSVNVSLALQDDLLLRGAVYRALSRPDPSKLGSGRDFTPDNSEDGFPTVEDAIKSVKAKGSPGLEPLRAWNADLSLEWYANDETIVAGAVYYKQFEGGLIPTVIDESYIIDGEEVIIPVSQDKTTDEESTLTGFEFSVSHVFSYLPQPFAGLGMKLGYNYADNDYETHDIKLGDKEIDGEYYEGIIPSAGMSGFSEEVASAQLFYKIGKLELQGIYKYRSSYHKDFLSGNNQLRIIDDSEVFDARATYRLNKNVRVTLEGRNLTDEPVVHDMPVVGSQRDYQSYGPTYYLGVRVNL; encoded by the coding sequence ATGAATAAGCATCTAACTACAAAAAGAAAACAATTAAGTAAGTTAATAAGTCAGCACTTAATGACAGCTAATTCAAAAAAAATATGTTTACCAGTGCTATGCCTAGGTTTAGCTTTGCCAGTATTAAGCGCTTCGGCAATCGCTGAAGAAAAACAAGACCAAACCAAAGAGCAAGCAGAAGCCAAAGAGCTTGAAGTTATTGAAGTTGAGGGCTATCGTAACGTACTCAAAGAGTCTATTGCGGCAAAGAAATTTGAAACCGCTATTGTTGATGTTATCACAACAGAAGATATTGGTAATTTACCGGCTACCTCGTTAAGTGATGTGCTTGGCACGATTACTGGTGCAGGTATTACCCGCGCTAAAGGTGGCGGCACAGAAGTGTCGCTTCGTGGTCTTGGCCCTAAGCTTAGCGCAACGCGTTTTAACGGGCGTGATGCCACTAACGGCACTGGTAACCGTACGGTAAACTTTAGTCAATTCCCATCTGAGTTGGTTAACAGCATTAAAATTTATAAGTCGCAACGTGCAGACTTAGTCGAAGGTGGCATTGCCGGTGTGATTGAAATCGGTAGTGTTCGTCCGCTTGATTATGGTAAACAACGCATTCAGCTTGAGGTGAAGGGAAGTCATAGCGAGGGTGCTGACGAAATGGATAATGCTGACCCGTGGGGTAGTAAAGGTACTTTATCTTACGTCGACCAATTCGATTTAGGCGAAATGGGTGATTTTGGTTTGACGTTTGGCGTACAGCGTTATGAAGTGTCTAACCCACAAGATAGAATGAATGGTAGCTCTGCTTGGAGTGCTTGTGATGCAACCGTGGTACCTGAACTTGAGAGCGGTGGTCACCGTTATCCTCGCTGTAACAACAAACCTAATGAGGTTCTTCCTGAAAACTCCAATAGAGATAACCCGTTTTATTTAGCAACCAACTCATATGCACTTGTACAGCAAGGTGAAGAAGATGAGCGTAATGCGGTATTTTCTGCAATGCAATGGCAGCCTAATAATGAATTAGAGTTTAATTTAGATTTACAATATTCTGAGCGGGAATATATTGAAGACAGACATCAACTAGTATTTGAAGATCTTCGCAGAGTTGGCCCTAACCCTATTTTTAATGATGCGGGTGTTTTACAGTCTTACAGCGGCACCAGTCCCATTTCCACTCAAGATCGCTATTATATGCGAGAAGAAGAGTATAAAGGCGTTGGTTTTGAGGTTGAATGGGTTGCTTCTGATCGACTAACACTAACTGCAGACCTATCATACTCGAGTACAACACGTTCAGACTTAGATCGCCGAGCAAGGTTGCGCACCCAACAGTACGATATTTATGGCAATGAAACACCTCTTAAGCAAGCTTTTCCTGATGTTTCTTACATGGTGCCTTATTCTTATGAGGTTGCTGGTGATGTTCCGTCATTTTATGTTGACCCAAGTATTTTGGATGTAAACGATCACAGTATGTTTGCGGATTCACTAAATTTATATCGTGACTCAAGCACAAAAGAGCATGAGATAACGGCAGCAAGTTTCGATGCATTATATGAAGTTGACAGTAATTGGTTGACATCAGTGAGTGCAGGTGTTCGCATTGCTCAAATGACTTATGATCAAGAAAAATTCAGAAAGTCTTTTGCACAAGGTGATCGCGACGAAAATCGTCGAGTTAACGAACTTTGTCGCCAAGACTTCCCACAAGACGATTTTCTTGATGGCGTTTCAGGTGCTGCAATCACTTCTTGGGCTACTTTTGATACCTTGTGTTTATATCGAGAATATACCGGCTCAGAAGATCCAGGATTACCTGATCAATTACGAAGTCCTGATCATGTCGATGTTGATGAAGATACGAATTCAGCCTACATCATGGCCGAATTCGCTACAGAGATCGGTGATTTGCCATTAAGTGGTAACTTTGGTGTTCGTTTTGTAGAAACCAAAAATTACGCCACTGGCTTACGCGAAGAGTACAAAGTGGTGGAACAGGGCGATCAAGGTAATATTGAACTGATCCCAACTGGTGACTTTAACGAAGTTGATTTTGAACATGATTATTTCGATGTTTTACCTAGCGTTAACGTAAGCCTTGCACTACAAGATGACTTATTACTGCGTGGTGCTGTGTACCGAGCATTGTCTAGACCTGATCCAAGTAAACTCGGCTCTGGTCGTGATTTTACTCCTGATAATTCTGAAGATGGTTTTCCAACCGTTGAAGATGCTATTAAGTCAGTTAAAGCTAAAGGTAGCCCAGGTTTAGAGCCATTGCGTGCTTGGAATGCGGATTTATCGCTTGAATGGTATGCCAACGATGAAACCATTGTTGCCGGCGCAGTCTATTATAAACAGTTTGAAGGCGGCTTGATCCCAACGGTGATTGATGAAAGTTATATTATTGATGGCGAAGAAGTTATTATCCCAGTCTCACAGGATAAAACCACCGATGAAGAAAGTACGCTTACCGGATTTGAATTTAGTGTTTCTCATGTATTTTCATACTTACCGCAACCTTTCGCTGGTTTAGGGATGAAACTTGGTTATAACTATGCTGATAATGATTATGAAACCCATGATATCAAATTAGGTGATAAAGAAATTGATGGTGAATATTATGAAGGAATTATCCCTTCTGCTGGTATGAGTGGCTTTTCAGAGGAAGTAGCTTCTGCACAGTTATTCTATAAAATTGGCAAGTTAGAGTTGCAGGGTATCTATAAATATCGCTCGTCTTATCATAAGGACTTCTTAAGCGGTAACAATCAATTACGCATTATTGATGATAGCGAAGTATTTGATGCTCGCGCCACTTATCGCTTAAATAAAAACGTTAGAGTCACTTTGGAAGGGCGTAACTTAACCGATGAACCGGTAGTTCATGATATGCCAGTAGTTGGCAGTCAACGTGATTATCAATCGTATGGTCCAACCTATTATTTAGGTGTTCGCGTAAACTTATAG